CATAGCAGATGACTGGATTCTTCCTACCACCCGTAACACTATTAAAAAGATccgctcccagctgctgtaaaCATTGATAATAAAAATACCAGCGCCCACTTCAAAACAGCACATAATCCAAGATTCAGACTCAATTTACACTTACCATGTGGAAAATGTATACTGGTTTAAAACCAGTAATACTTGGGGAGTTGGAGGGGAGCGGGTAGAAAGCAAAATCCATACACAAAAATGCCACACAAATGTAAGCCTGACTTTCTGAAGTCATTAACCAGGTCTAAACAGACGTCAGTTAACTGCGATATTGAAATGGGCCTGCTTCACACTCCCACTCTAACTTTTCATTACCCTTTGTACAATTTCTTCAACTTAGCATTTTCAACATGTTTACCTATCTCAACAGCTGTTTGATTGAGATGTAGTACTGATTCCTTAGCTTCAGTGaggtataaaaacaaaaaagggaaaaccttATAAACgaaaatagaaaaatttgaGAATTCTTAGGTTACTTTCCCCTTTACTCAATTATACTTTTCCCTGTTCCTcccctttttatgtttttaatgttttctttcatccaCACCAGATTTGATGCTCTACAGTTCAGCAGTATTAGACTTTCATAATAAGTACACCTTTTCTGAGCACGtaattcatgtattttaaaacttttcctaGATCTTCTTTGGTGACTAGGTAGACAAATTTGAACAGAATAATGTTCATATACTTTGTTTCTCAAAAGTGCAGTGTTTATTTGCATTGATGTAATTGAGAAAAAACCACAACATCTATGGCAGAAACAATTCTCTGGGTGCTGAAACGAAATATTACTTCATATGATAAATTAACACAGAAATAGTCTAAATACTAAATATACATAGACTGGCTCTTCTTTGGTGAACAGACAGCAGACAGTTTGACTGCTATTCATAGCTAAAATGAAGTACTTCCTGGCTAGAGAGAATTGTGGTactaagttaaaaaaagaattccagGAAAAAAGCATTTAGTAGTTTCTGGTTTATtccaaaaataatatatatttgtaattttaCAGAGCAGTGTAAGGTTGTAACTATATAATTTATCCAGGAAGATATTGCTTTCTGTACTACAGAATTATTAGTAagtgcttttgcagacagtgaatgTTTTGGGTAGACATTACATATGATAAACAAACTTATGCATCTGTGATCCAGAAATCCTTTGCACTTTTAACAAATAACAAGCATCAACAGCAAAATTATTTGTGATCATAAAAGGAAGTATCACCCAGATAGACATATTTACAGATACTTTTACTGAAAGAAAGCTCAATGAACGAAATAATGTACtgaaaaaaacttcaaatttcCTGGTTTGCCATGTGGTagactgaaaaagcagcagaaagcagtgcAAAACCAATCACATAAAGAAATTGTGAgctagaaaaacaaagttttgtcAGTTCAGTAACTGGAACATGACCTTGCACAGGCAGCCAAAAACTGGAGCCAGACTGTGACAAATACATGGTTtgccaggatgctgctgctgacGTTTGGATCATTTTAAGCATGAAAGAGTCCTGGCACTACTGCAGTGCACCCTCAGTGTGCACTAATGCTGCATTAGGAAAAGtgtgttcttgtttgtttttttccttaatgccTGCTAACACAGTGCAaaaatcacagtatcacagatttctaggttggaagagacctcaagatcatcgagtccaacctccgacctaacactaagtactccactaaaccatatcgctaagctctacatctaaacgtcttttaaagacctgtAGAAATGCAGAAGGTAAAATTACCTTCCATTTAACTttgagagagaaacaaagagatGAAGCCTGGGAAGACTTAAATGCTGTTCTTTTTCATCTAACATCATTTCTCAGCGCAATCAGTGCTCTGCACAAAGAGTGGAGGTATGGACTTCATGCAGTAATAAGTTAGCTACTCTTGTTGAACCCCAGTCAATGAAAAAACAACTGTCTTTAGAACCCATGCTTACTATgttccattttctatttttctattttctctcttaCTTGGTACTTCTCCAGCTCCCTACTGCATTTCTTAGTTTTAGTTTGCGTTCTTCAGATCACTTCTACACAACCTTTCACCCACCAAAAAGATCAGTTAACAAAGGCATGAAATGAGTCACCAACGAActtggataaaataaaataaaataaaataaaataaaataaaataaaataaaataaaataaaataaaataaaataaaataaaataaaataaaataaagagcttCAACGGAACATGCTTCCACCCTCCCTCACCTGTGTCAAGCTACCTATAAACTGActaaatttcaaaatttcacaCACCCAAGTAAGAATTTGCATACAAAAGACATTATAGTAttaaggatttttgtttgttggctGCTGACAAGATCACAAACTTATCTTAAAAATCCAAAAGCTGAGCAAAGCTTCATGATTCTGGacatattttttcagttccCTGACTAGACAGCATATAAATCTGGCCCACAAAGAATTGTTCTCAGATTTAAAGCCGCTGTTTCTGGAAGCAACTTAAATAGAAGCAATCTCATACCCCTATCATCTGACATAGCAAGCACCCCTAAGCCTGCATTTGATTTAGAAGTTACACTTtagctttgttattttttaatttgatggCTGAGTAAACGACAAAGGAGAGAAATTCTTCTCAACTTCATACCTAATGAATTAATCCTTGGCAAGACAGAGGTTTTGCTGAGATATCTACATGGTAAAGCTGTATAAAGCAAGCCTGCTATACAAAGAAGAAACCAACATCTGCACAGGGAGTTAAACCGTCTTTCCCAAATGGTGCAGGAGATaccagaatttattttttttctttttgcagatcTTTCTGGATGGTTTCAAGTGCTGTTATACAGGGCTCGTTTTAGTGCAAGTAGAACTATGCTAGCACTTGATATGACTTTAAGCGCAGGTATAGCTATGCAATAAAACTTTGCATTGTACTCTTAATCTAATCTTTGTTGCATTTTGTAACACCCTATTTTCTTAGAGTTAGCTTCAAGTTTTCAGctcattaatattaaatttctaccatttatttcagttaatgCTCATCCCAGCCTTTGGCGGCTTCCTTGTTTTTCAGCCAAGTTACTTAATTAGCTGGGGAAGCACTCTGCAAACACTGCTCTCTAGTTATCACCACAAGGTCACAAGGCAGAATACTTCTTGCTGCCTGGCTTTTAATCAACAGAACTGAATCTGCTAACTCATAACACTTCTAAATCAGTTTTACCCTCTGTACTTCCGAAAGCACTTGTGGTCACGACAAAGATTGCCACAGGAAACACAATATGGTCTAGAGAGGAAGTAACGAGCAGTACCACAAGCTAATCTTATAACCGTTAACACTGAATGAACTCTAGCTCACAGGTCCTACATGAAATGCCACTGTCAAGCCACTGGAAATTCATGGCATGGAATCTTCTTCCCATGATTTCAGGTAGACTGATTGTAGCCGTGATTCTTTTCCCCCAGAATGCTAAGCTTTCAATTAACAGCAGTAAGACAATcactttgaaaataacttttcatttgaaaattctGTATCTCAGTAGATGCtgtattgaaaatgaaaataaaaacaacaaaaaccaagcaaaattATCTTTTGGATATTTTTCTGTTAGCTCTGTAAGGTTTAATTTTCACATAAAAGACAATCTTGCTTTCTACTGATGGCCACTTATTCTTCCTGTCTATACGTAAGTGATGTTTAATGTTTTCTCCAGGTGGGTCGATTTGGTGAAAAATAGGAAGAACGAGGGCTATCACAAGAAATCTTACCTTTGGCTCTCCAACCGTTTCGAGCACAGCAGCAATTCTGGTAGTTACAAAGCATGATAGAACACTGCACGTTATTTTACTCATACAATATACACATTGCTTCAAGTTTTTGGTCACTTTCAACTTTTACATTACTGATATAAAAACAGTAAAGTTTCTCACAAAGTCATAAATCATATGCTCTAGTCAAATACAGtctatattttcaaattatttcaaatgattatttttctctgatgtgGTCCAATATAAATTTTAGATGAAGTTCTgaattgaatcacagaatcacagaatcgtctaggttggaagagacctccaagatcatctagtccaacctcagccctaacactaacaagtcctacactaaaccatatcactaagggctacatctaaacgtcttttaaagacctccagggatggcgactcaaccacctccctgggcagcccattccaatgcctaacaaccctttcagtaaagaagttcttcctaacatccaacctaaacctcccctggcgcaactttagcccattccccctcgtcctgtcaccaggcacgtgggagaagaggccaacccccacctctctacagcctcctttaaggtacctatagagagcgatgaggtctcccctaagcctcctcttctccaggctaaacaaccccagctccctcagccgctcctcataagacttgttctccagacccctcaccagcttcgttgcccttctctggactctcttgagcacctccatgtccttcctgtagcaaggggcccaaaactgaacacagtactcaaggtgcggcctcaccagagccgagtacaggggcacaatcacttccctagacctgctggccacactgcttcttatacaggccaggatgctgttggccttcttggccacctgggcacactgctggctcatattcagccgactatcaaccagtactcccaggtccttctcggccaggcagctttccagccactcatctcccagcctgtagctctgcttggggttgttgtgccccaggtgcaggacccggcacttggccttgttgaacgtcatacagttggcctcagcccatcgctccagcctatccagatcctcctgcagagccttcctgccctcgagcagatcgacacacgcacctaacttggtgtcatctgcaaacttactgagggtgcactcgatcccctcatccaggtcatcgataaagatattaaagaggaccggccccagcactgagccctgggggactccactagtgaccggcctccaactggatttggctccattcaccacaactctttgggcccggccatccagccagtttttaacccaacaaagcgtacgccagtccaagccacgagcagccagtttcttgaggagaatgttgtgtgaaacggtgtcaaaagccttactgaagtcaaggtagatcgcatccacagccttcccctcatccaccaagcacgtcagttggtcatagaaggagatcaggttcatcaagcaggacctacctttcacaaacccatgctgactgggcctgatcgcctggttgccctgaAGACTAATAACTGTTACaagctacattaaaaaaatgtggcaGCAGTGTGCAAATACCTTCCAGAAAGTAGAACTACCACGCTGAATGCAAAAAGAGGCTAGTACACAGCAAATCACAATTTAGCTACTATTCATCCTAACTATATAGCTTACGGTCAGATGGCACCACTTTATACAGACAGATACTGATGTTAAAACAATTCACATCTACcaattttaatgatatttttaatatatctatACTCTTCATTTAACAATGAACAATGTCAAAGATTCAAATTATGCTTGTAACAAAGAATAGAACTGGAAATCCTCTCTCTTAGTCTTTACCACACAGAGCACATCCTCATTTTCTTAAACCCAACAGACTCAAATGTGCTCTTGCAGTAGTTTCAATAAAAACAGCACTACAATGACTACATAAGCTAACATACAACACAACCAACTGAGGCAACTCTTAGCAAAATTGGAATTATAGAATTATGATTTTTAGCAAAAGTTCTGGTGACTGTTGAAACTAAATTTTACAAACTACCTTGTAGTttcataatattaaataatggTAACCTGATTTAATCTTCACTTTCTAAATCTATTGCTGCTAGAGTTACTTCACAAATAAGATGAGTAAAAGCTGAGCCACCACATATCTGGCAAATCTCATCCATTCATTTATATTCAGGTGATCCCAGACTGCAGTGCCATTATTTCCAATGTACATCATTAAAGGCAGACAACTTTTTACAGTAATTTTCTGTATTGCTAACATCTGTTCAAAGTAGCAGTCATACTGCTGATCACCTATCTTATGCACATATTAATAAAACGTGACAAGACCTCCCTCTGCAACTCACTGTGGAGGGCGCAACACACCATGCTGCGGGGAACAAGGGCTTTGATGAGGTTGTTAAAGAaactttcttcctcctcaaccatACTGCCCTCAGATAAAAACACTGGCTTTTGCTGTCAAAAGCCAGTGTCAAAATTCCCACCCATCAGCTAGAGACACAAAAGATGGGCACTGAAGCAGCTGCATTTCCCTACAGAGTAAGTCCAGCTCCTAGCTGGCATTGGCCATTTCATCTCTACTTACCATGAAACAGGACTGGACACTGGGCTGTGAGGGCTCTGAAGCTGGAGTTCTTGGTCCTCAGGCAGAAGGGATGACCAAGTATGTTGGAGAGTACATGCGAGAAGGTGGTTCAACTCCAGGCCAGAGGCCAGTATAGCCTTTGACTAAAGCCCTGGAAACTCACAGGCGTATCTGAAAACTACCTCCAAGCTTGTACCAACCAGCCTGCCATCCATGCAAAACCCACCTCTCATTAATCAAAGGATAATGACACTAGCAAACAGGCAGCCCAGGAATTCCCAAGGCCTGTCTCTGGGTTTGGGATGATATGATGTCTGGCTCTGTGTTTATAAAATCCACTTGTTAAAGTGAAACAGTCTGGAATTCTTACTGGAGCTtgcaaaaagcaacaaaaaatccaaaacatattccaaaacacatacacaaaaccaaacacattttggtccaactccaaaaaaaaaacaaaaaaaaccatcagCCTCTTGCTCGTTTAAGAATGATGCGTTTCATCTATGCAAGTAACAAAGTTGAACTGGGACCTCCTAACCTCCTAGAAGGGCGCATGAAAAATGAGAAGTGGCCCTcaacagcaacagaagaaaactttctctttttctctccctcccatgAAAAGAATCTGGGGAGGGAGGATGATGAGATCCATCCAAACGTCACAGAAAGTTTTAGCTATTTAAAAAGCCAAAAGCAAATTTACAGTCTATAAATTGTTAGCACATGTAAGgccatgaaaacatttttggtaCCCATGGATGGCAGGAAAAGGATAAAGCAAAGTTCTGGTGTGGTCCAAACTCAGAGGGGCAAAGGCACTGTGAAAGTAAAACAGAGGAAACATTTATGGAATTAAGCTAAAAGATGCAAAATaagctctttttaaaagtatctaGTAATCTAAGCAAACTCTATTAGCATCTAAACAACAGTCAATCCCATGACAACTGAATTAGGTTTTAAAAGGACTAAGAACACCCTCCAGTATGTTGTAGGTATACTGACTGTAAAAAGCTGGTGAATATTCTTACTGGGAGACATAGCCACAGGAAAAGACAGATTCAATTGCTTTATTCTATGCCTTGGGAAATTCAGGTATGAGCTGTAACTGAATTAAAGCTTCAAAGCAAATAGCATGGAAAGCCACTTCATATTTCAACAGTCTCCCAGGAATCATAATGGAGCCCAAGGAAGGCAAAGCTGCCCTGCTCAGAAGGGAGGTGACACCCCACCCTTCCGATTTCAATTTCAAGCAGGACCAAGCTGTCGCCCTAGCACACCCGTTCGGTGGACGTTCCTGCAGCTTTCAGCAGGGCAGCCTCCTGAGCAGCGGTCCTGCCAGAGCCAAACACCAATGCAGCAGAACGCTGGTAATAAATCTGGGCCTCTTACAAACAAaggtggaaaataaattatttctacaGGAACTTGGTGGAACCTGGAGGGAGGAACAAAACTCCAAACAGCCACTTACAAAATCATGCAGCAATAAAACACGCCATGCTAGTACTTACGATGGGGAGCCCACCACCTTCACACAGCACAAACGCTTCGATACAGAAACCCCCTCGCCACCCGGGCGGGACACACAGTTAGCGGAGGCACGGGGCAGGGGACTGCGGCCCGCTACCGGCGCTGTGACCAGCAGCGCTCTCCCGGAGGACACCGCCAGCTGCTGAAGGAGACGGGACGCGCCCGGGAGCACCGCGCACCGACCCGCCGGCAGCGCCGCCCGGCAGGGCACAgcccgcggagccccccccgcgcgctccccgggcaggctccGAGCGAGCACCGCGCGCTGCTCAGCGCGGAGCCCTGGGGACACGCCGGGCATTTGCCCGGGCAGCGACCACGCTTCCAGAGGCGGGGAACAGCGCTGCTCCCAGGGCGAGAGCGAGGCGTTCGCGGCTCTCCAGCTCAGAGCGCCTGGCAAGAGGCggcgggctgcgggcggcggcgccggaGCCGGGGCCGCACCGCTCGcaaggccgggccgggccgggccgggccgggggcaccGCGCTCGGCCGCCCCCGGGgtgccgggccccgccgccccccgcagccccgccgcagccccgccgggggagggggcggtgccgggccgggcccctcctgcccccgccccccggcgccggcagcgcggaggggaggggaggggaggaggagggaggctgggctgggctgggctgggctgggccgcGCCGCTCGCTGCAGCGCTCGGCTCCGCTCGccgaggaggagggagaggagagggagcgccgcgcctcgcctcgcctcagCCGCCCGgcccgcgccgcgccgctcgctgcctgccgccgccccgctcgCTCCCGCCTCCGCCCGGCGCCGAAGATGGCCGGCTGGCAGAGCTACGTGGACAACCTGATGTGCGatggctgctgccaggaggCCGCCATTGTGGGGTACTGCGACGCCAAGTACGTCTGGGCAGCCACGGCCGGCGGCATCTTCCAGAGCATCACGGTGAGGGCCGCAGCGGCGCCGGGCGATGGGGCGCCCGCGGGCGGTGCCGGGGACGGGGGCACCttgcggggggacgggggggatcGGCGGCTgccccgggcgggggggggaggggggcggcagGCCCGCGCCGCAGAGCCGCTGAGGCGGGCCGGGCGGGCCGCGGCGCTGCGCCGCCTTTTTGTCTCCGGCCGCCCGCGGCCGCGGGGGGAAAGGCCGGGCCTCCGcgcgggggcgggggccggTGCCAGCGCGCGGGGGccgcgggaggcggcggcgcggcgggagAGGCCGCGCGCGGCGCGGCTTGCGTAGGGCTGCCTGCGCCTGGGCCTGGCGCTGCGGCGAGGCTTACGTGCGCGGCGTAGGCGGCGTTCGTGAATGCCCACCTCGCCGCTGGCTCCATGTTTTCCATCGCCAAGATGGCGCACTGCCATtgattcctccctccctcccctcccccagccctgcccgtcCTCCCCCCGCTGcggcccgggcccgggcccggctcCCGCTGCCCGTGCAGAGGCGCCGCGCGGGGCGGGCCCTGCGGCACCgcggccccctcccctcccgctcCGCGCTGCCCTGGCCCGgccgccccgggccgccccgagccgagccgccggcccgcgccgcgccccgccccgcgccgggcccggcgcggcgtgccggggctggggccgggccgggggctggggctggggccgggcctGGCGCGGCGGTgtcggggctggggccgggcccggcgcgGTGGGGCCGGTgccgagcggggccgcggcTGGGGCCgagcgcggcgcggggcggcggtgccgggcCTGCCGTGACTCTGCACTTTGCGGCGGCCGCCGCCTCGTGTCGCGGCCAGGGCCCGGCCCCCGCGGCGCCCCCCTGCCGGGCCGTTCCGTGCCCCCCTCGCGGCtgcccccgccggccgcccgccTTTCTCCGCTGCGGcgccggcggcgcggggccgtgcccggccTGGCGGaggccgcggcagccgctcgGCGAGGGCAGGCGCCAGAGGCCGGCACCCGACCCGGCCGCGAGGGGCGGATGGCCGGCAGGCTCTCCTGCGCTGTGCTCGGTGTCGAACCCGACTCCTGAGGGCACCGAAACGCGTTTGGTACTTAATAAGTTCAGTCGTCCAGTGCTTCCGTTAACGACACCTTGGTACCCAGCAATACTTGGGTTATGAAGTGTTTCGGGACAGCAGTTCCACCGCTTCCAGTGGCAGCAAATCAGCACAATGTATGCACCTAATAACAAAGTCTGTTCTGGAGTACTTCCTGGTGGGAACAAGGGGAAGCTTTCTATCTAATCCTCTCAACCAGAGACAGGACGCTTTTGAAATAGAGATTGGGCAGTAAGATAAAGTAGTGCTAACTCTGgacttttttctttgacagcCAGTAGAAATAGATATGATTGTAGGAAAAGACCGAGAGGGTTTCTTCACCAACGGTCTGACCCTTGGTGCAAAGAAGTGCTCTGTGATCAGAGATAGCCTGTATGTTGATGGTGACTGCACAATGGACATCAGGACAAAGAGTCAAGGTGGTGAGCCAACATACAACGTTGCTGTAGGCAGAGCTGGCCGAGGTAAGCAGGATTTTATTCACTCATAGATCATTCAGTTAACAGTATGAACCTGGGCATAGGCTCCGGTTACTAAGTccaaaatattgtatttaatGGTTAACTAATCGGGGTGGGTGGCGGTGGTCAGGCTGATTAACTAGATTTTTGCCTAAGATTAAACACTTGTCCTGGTTCCCCCATGTGTGATCACAGTTGGGCGCTAGGCTGTGAAATGGTTGATGAGACCTCAGGCAAAAAGGACCTGGTTATTGCTGGAGTAAATTGGCCAACTATATTGCAACTAAAGTTTACAGTAGAATACCATAGGGATACATTAACGATTTATAGTGAAATAAGCTTTTACGTTGAAAATGTCTCAACCGAAAGTTTATTCTGCACAGAAGTGAATTTCTTGTATGAGCTACTTCCACTTGCCTTTTAACAAGTTCTACACTAACTCCTCTTGCACTTACTATTGAGCTCTCTGAAGTCtgtctttggggaaaaaatgcctgTCCAATTTGGTATCAGGGAGAAACTTGCTTTATGCTAGTTTGTCTACTCCTTGTGCTCCTCACTTAAATTCCAGCAAAATATGCTACTGAGAAGGCATTATGctcaaatgtttaaaaaaaaaaaaaagtgcctcaAAATACTGGCTACAAGCAGTATGCATTGTGTTCAGAATACCTAGCTTAGCGTTTTTTATCTTGCTGTAGAATAAATTGGTGATCACTGGACTTCTgcatataaatttttttttaaaaagcaaaatttgtcTGTAAGCTAAAGCCAGGTGACGAGTGTTtgcagcacttaaaaaaaacaagcagagttCTGACTCCTTGCCACAAATTATGGAATGCTAATGAGAATGGTCTGTCTTAAGCCTTTTCTGAGCAAATTGCTATGGAGATGTACAATCACCTGTAGGTAGGCTGACTGCAGTATTTCCAATTACACTGTACCTAACTTGGGAAACAATTGTGCTTGTGAGAGTATAGTGCTTAGTGTGTCTGTGTACCTGCTAGTGACATCTGCTGGCAACTTGCAGATGGTGTGTACTGCTGAAGAGCCTTACCATGTTCTTGTTTGCAAGACAGCTGGGACACTTCATCACCAGAGTTCTGAGATTAATTGGAGTCAGCATTGAAATCTCTGTCTTTTGCAAAATGTGAAGCATGCTTTATAGTGGTATTATTGCATGACAAGTCTAAGTTCAGGTCTGACCCTATGGATTTTTTGCTAGCAATACGACAGTTATTCTGGTTCTTAGACTGGCAGTGTCCGCTGCAGACATGACTATTTATTACCTCTTGTGCTCTTCAGCATCACAGTTCTTCTATGTGTACAACTACTTTTGTCCCTGACACCACTTTTTCTCCCCCTTGTTTTTTAACATGTAGCCAGGGTTTCCTGGCTGGGTGATGGCAGATGGTGGATAGGCACTATGGTGCTTTTTTGAGGTagttggtggcttttttttttattaagcgATGAACTCATGACTTACCTGAAGGGTAACCCATGCCTTCTCCCAGCCCTGTctacatctgtattttttacAAGATTCCTGTAA
This sequence is a window from Anser cygnoides isolate HZ-2024a breed goose chromosome 9, Taihu_goose_T2T_genome, whole genome shotgun sequence. Protein-coding genes within it:
- the PFN2 gene encoding profilin-2 isoform X1, with the protein product MAGWQSYVDNLMCDGCCQEAAIVGYCDAKYVWAATAGGIFQSITPVEIDMIVGKDREGFFTNGLTLGAKKCSVIRDSLYVDGDCTMDIRTKSQGGEPTYNVAVGRAGRVLVFVMGKEGVHGGGLNKKAYSMAKYLRDSGF
- the PFN2 gene encoding profilin-2 isoform X2 encodes the protein MAGWQSYVDNLMCDGCCQEAAIVGYCDAKYVWAATAGGIFQSITPVEIDMIVGKDREGFFTNGLTLGAKKCSVIRDSLYVDGDCTMDIRTKSQGGEPTYNVAVGRAGRALVIVMGKEGVHGGTLNKKAYELALYLRRSDV
- the PFN2 gene encoding profilin-2 isoform X3; the protein is MKCFGTAVPPLPVAANQHNPVEIDMIVGKDREGFFTNGLTLGAKKCSVIRDSLYVDGDCTMDIRTKSQGGEPTYNVAVGRAGRVLVFVMGKEGVHGGGLNKKAYSMAKYLRDSGF